In Listeria swaminathanii, a single window of DNA contains:
- a CDS encoding short chain dehydrogenase yields the protein MKILLIGASGTLGSAVKDRLEKKADVITAGRHSGDVTVDITSVESIKKMYAQVGKVDAIVSATGSATFSPLTELTPEKNAVTISSKLGGQINLVLLGIDSLNDHGSFTLTTGIMMEDPIVQGASAAMANGAVTAFAKSAAIEMPRGIRINTVSPNVLEESWDKLEPFFQGFIPVPAAKAARAFEKSVFGAQTGESYKVY from the coding sequence ATGAAAATTTTATTAATTGGTGCATCTGGTACGCTTGGTTCTGCGGTGAAAGACCGTTTGGAGAAGAAAGCCGATGTGATTACTGCCGGTAGACATAGCGGCGATGTTACGGTGGATATTACGAGTGTCGAAAGTATTAAAAAAATGTACGCACAAGTTGGTAAAGTAGACGCGATTGTTTCAGCGACTGGAAGCGCCACTTTTTCACCTTTAACGGAATTAACACCTGAGAAAAATGCTGTGACAATTAGCAGCAAATTAGGTGGGCAAATTAATCTTGTTTTACTTGGCATTGATTCCTTAAATGATCACGGTAGTTTCACGTTAACGACTGGTATTATGATGGAGGATCCAATCGTCCAAGGCGCTTCTGCTGCTATGGCAAACGGCGCGGTAACTGCTTTTGCAAAATCTGCTGCGATCGAAATGCCGCGCGGAATTCGGATTAATACAGTAAGCCCGAATGTGTTAGAAGAATCTTGGGACAAGCTAGAGCCTTTTTTCCAAGGATTCATACCAGTTCCAGCTGCAAAAGCCGCTCGTGCGTTCGAGAAAAGTGTTTTTGGCGCGCAAACTGGCGAAAGTTATAAAGTATATTAA
- the coaBC gene encoding bifunctional phosphopantothenoylcysteine decarboxylase/phosphopantothenate--cysteine ligase CoaBC, whose product MQGKNILLAVSGGIAVYKAVALTSKLTQAGANVKVMMTEHAQEFVPPLSFQVLSKNDVYTDTFDEKESSVVAHINLADWADLVIVAPATANVIGKMANGIADDMVTTTILATEAPVWVAPAMNVHMIQHPAVIRNINQLYADGVRFIEPEEGYLACGYVGRGRLEEPEKIVLRIAEFFQEDKDLLRDKNVLVTAGATREKLDPVRYFTNRSTGKMGFSIAESAARHGANVTLVTTSKALPVPPGVEVVYVDSAEEMYQAVDERKDAQEVFVMTAAVADYTPANVSDQKIKKQPGDFTIEMKRTKDILLEIGQHKTAEQVVIGFAAETENLEANALKKLTSKNADMIVANNISEAGAGFSGDTNIVTFYRKDGSSEALPILDKKEVAEHIIEEAANFLRK is encoded by the coding sequence ATGCAAGGAAAAAATATCTTACTCGCAGTGTCTGGTGGCATTGCTGTTTATAAAGCAGTCGCACTTACAAGCAAATTAACGCAAGCAGGCGCAAACGTCAAAGTCATGATGACCGAGCACGCACAGGAATTTGTTCCACCGCTTTCGTTTCAAGTATTATCCAAAAATGACGTATATACCGATACGTTTGATGAAAAAGAATCCAGTGTTGTAGCGCATATCAATTTAGCAGACTGGGCTGATTTAGTTATTGTCGCACCCGCAACCGCAAACGTAATTGGCAAAATGGCCAATGGCATCGCGGACGATATGGTAACAACGACTATTCTTGCAACCGAAGCGCCAGTTTGGGTCGCACCCGCAATGAATGTCCATATGATCCAGCACCCAGCAGTCATTCGAAATATTAACCAATTATACGCAGATGGAGTCCGTTTTATCGAGCCAGAAGAAGGTTACTTGGCATGTGGCTATGTTGGCCGCGGTCGCCTCGAAGAACCAGAAAAAATCGTTCTCCGGATTGCTGAATTTTTTCAAGAAGATAAAGACTTGTTACGCGATAAAAACGTGCTAGTCACAGCCGGCGCAACTCGCGAAAAATTAGATCCAGTACGCTATTTCACCAACCGTTCCACAGGCAAAATGGGCTTTAGTATTGCTGAATCAGCAGCTCGTCATGGCGCAAACGTTACACTCGTTACGACAAGCAAGGCACTTCCCGTACCACCCGGCGTAGAGGTGGTATATGTCGATTCCGCCGAAGAAATGTACCAAGCTGTGGATGAACGTAAAGACGCACAAGAGGTCTTTGTGATGACCGCAGCAGTAGCAGATTACACGCCAGCAAACGTTTCAGACCAAAAAATCAAAAAACAACCAGGCGATTTTACGATTGAAATGAAACGAACAAAAGACATTTTACTCGAAATCGGGCAACATAAAACAGCCGAGCAAGTCGTGATAGGTTTTGCCGCAGAAACAGAAAATTTAGAAGCAAATGCCCTCAAAAAACTAACATCGAAAAACGCCGATATGATTGTCGCAAACAATATTAGCGAAGCCGGCGCAGGCTTTTCTGGTGATACGAATATCGTGACCTTTTACCGTAAAGATGGTTCTAGCGAAGCGTTACCGATACTAGATAAAAAAGAAGTTGCTGAACATATCATCGAAGAAGCCGCTAACTTTTTAAGGAAGTGA
- the priA gene encoding primosomal protein N', translating to MINIAKVIVDVPAMQVDRPFDYFIPEDLEELIRPGMRVSVPFGNRKIQGFVIALGETEENPKLKGIDGVMDLAPVLNEELMELGDWLAEDTLSFRVSAYQAMLPAALRAKYEKYFLRLDEENEELEQLFEGYETLDWKVAEARGLLKQIGKWVREGSVEVVYQVKNKITNKKMRVVSCLKAPHQLAEIIEDMPKNAKAQSRVLAFFQAFEGTEITAVDLKKQAETTDTTIKKLADLGLLTIQEKIISRDPYENHQFEKSESLQLLPDQQTACEKINAAKEQETFLIHGVTGSGKTEIYLQTIEAKLKEGKEAIVLVPEISLTPQMVERFKSRFGSEVAVLHSALSSGEKYDEWRKIERKEARVVVGARSAVFAPFENLGIIIIDEEHEASYKQEDNPRYHARDVAIWRATKYQCPVVLGSATPSLESFARAKKGVYTLIELPSRVNDRAMPEVNVVDMREELRKENRTEFSTELLEKIKDRITKKEQTVLMLNRRGYSSFVMCRDCGYVVECPNCDISLTYHQSSNQMKCHYCGHEERVPQKCPSCEGEHIRYFGTGTQKVEESLTKLIPEARVIRMDVDTTRTKGAHEKLLKSFRNHEADILLGTQMIAKGLDFPDITLVGVLNADTMLHLPDFRASERTFQLLTQVSGRAGRHERTGEVVVQSYNPEHYSIEFAKKHDFIGFYNHEMQLRKMGSYPPFYYLTMINVSDENEMKAIRTIQEMAHFLRGKLGPDAVILGPVPSTITRIKNKYRYQCIIKYKIEPNLKKELKTLITHYQKDQQKGLTITIDVQPYVLM from the coding sequence ATGATTAATATTGCGAAGGTGATTGTGGACGTTCCAGCCATGCAAGTGGATCGTCCATTTGATTACTTTATTCCAGAAGATTTAGAAGAACTTATTCGCCCTGGTATGCGCGTAAGTGTCCCCTTTGGAAATCGTAAAATACAAGGATTTGTCATTGCCCTTGGCGAAACAGAAGAAAATCCGAAATTAAAAGGGATTGACGGGGTGATGGATTTAGCCCCAGTTTTAAACGAAGAATTGATGGAACTTGGCGACTGGTTAGCGGAAGATACGCTTAGTTTTCGCGTCTCAGCTTATCAAGCCATGTTACCAGCTGCTCTCCGGGCGAAATATGAGAAATATTTTTTGCGATTAGACGAGGAAAACGAAGAACTAGAACAGTTATTTGAAGGCTATGAAACACTGGACTGGAAAGTAGCAGAAGCACGCGGATTGCTCAAACAGATTGGCAAATGGGTGCGAGAAGGCAGTGTCGAAGTTGTCTATCAAGTGAAAAATAAAATTACCAACAAAAAAATGCGCGTTGTGAGCTGCCTAAAAGCACCACATCAATTAGCTGAAATAATAGAAGATATGCCCAAAAATGCCAAAGCACAATCGCGCGTACTCGCATTTTTCCAAGCATTTGAAGGAACAGAAATTACCGCTGTTGACCTAAAAAAACAAGCCGAAACAACCGATACAACTATCAAAAAATTAGCAGACTTAGGTTTACTCACTATCCAAGAAAAAATCATTTCGCGCGACCCATACGAAAACCACCAATTTGAAAAAAGTGAATCGCTCCAGTTACTACCAGATCAACAAACAGCTTGCGAGAAAATTAACGCCGCAAAAGAGCAAGAAACGTTCTTAATTCACGGGGTTACCGGAAGTGGGAAAACCGAAATCTACTTGCAAACAATCGAAGCCAAATTAAAAGAAGGCAAAGAAGCCATCGTCCTAGTACCAGAAATTTCTCTTACCCCGCAAATGGTTGAACGGTTCAAAAGCCGCTTTGGGAGTGAAGTTGCCGTCTTACATAGCGCACTTTCTTCAGGAGAAAAGTATGATGAATGGCGCAAAATCGAACGAAAAGAAGCGCGAGTGGTTGTAGGCGCTCGTTCCGCCGTGTTTGCCCCATTTGAAAATCTCGGTATTATTATTATCGATGAAGAACATGAAGCGAGCTATAAACAAGAAGATAATCCGCGCTATCATGCAAGAGATGTAGCGATTTGGCGCGCAACAAAATACCAATGCCCAGTCGTTCTCGGAAGCGCCACCCCGTCACTTGAATCTTTTGCAAGGGCGAAAAAGGGTGTTTATACGTTAATTGAATTGCCGAGCCGGGTCAATGATCGCGCAATGCCTGAAGTGAATGTGGTGGATATGCGCGAAGAATTACGCAAAGAAAACCGCACCGAATTTTCCACGGAATTGCTAGAAAAAATCAAAGACCGAATCACCAAAAAAGAACAAACGGTTTTAATGCTGAATCGCCGCGGTTATTCTTCCTTTGTGATGTGCCGGGATTGCGGTTATGTCGTGGAATGTCCGAACTGTGATATTTCACTCACTTATCATCAATCGAGCAACCAAATGAAGTGTCATTACTGTGGACATGAAGAACGCGTACCGCAAAAATGCCCAAGCTGCGAAGGCGAGCATATTCGCTATTTTGGAACAGGCACACAAAAAGTAGAAGAAAGCTTGACTAAGTTGATTCCAGAAGCGCGCGTTATTCGAATGGATGTTGATACAACTCGAACAAAAGGCGCCCATGAAAAATTACTCAAAAGCTTTCGCAATCACGAAGCCGATATTTTGCTCGGAACACAAATGATTGCCAAAGGGCTGGATTTTCCAGATATTACTTTAGTGGGTGTGTTAAATGCTGATACGATGCTTCATTTACCAGACTTCCGCGCCTCAGAACGAACTTTCCAATTGCTCACACAAGTAAGCGGGCGGGCAGGGCGTCATGAACGAACCGGGGAAGTAGTCGTCCAAAGCTACAACCCAGAACATTACAGCATCGAATTCGCCAAAAAACATGATTTTATCGGTTTTTATAATCACGAAATGCAACTACGAAAAATGGGCTCTTACCCGCCATTTTATTACTTAACGATGATTAATGTCAGCGATGAAAACGAGATGAAAGCTATTCGAACTATACAAGAAATGGCCCATTTTTTACGAGGAAAGTTAGGACCGGATGCCGTCATTCTCGGCCCCGTACCAAGCACAATAACCCGAATAAAAAACAAATACCGCTATCAATGCATTATTAAATATAAAATCGAACCAAACTTAAAAAAAGAACTAAAAACCTTAATCACCCATTATCAAAAAGACCAACAAAAAGGCTTAACGATAACGATTGACGTACAACCTTACGTATTAATGTAA
- the rpoZ gene encoding DNA-directed RNA polymerase subunit omega, which translates to MLYPSIDNLLLKIDSKYSLVTVAAKRARYMQLENDKGVLPSYQSDKFVGKALEEIHAGKLVLQNDEK; encoded by the coding sequence ATGTTATATCCATCAATTGATAATTTATTGTTAAAAATCGACTCAAAATATTCTCTAGTTACCGTGGCTGCCAAACGTGCGCGCTACATGCAATTAGAAAATGATAAAGGCGTATTGCCAAGCTACCAATCAGACAAATTTGTTGGTAAAGCGTTAGAAGAAATTCACGCTGGAAAATTAGTTTTACAAAACGACGAAAAATAA
- the gmk gene encoding guanylate kinase codes for MTERGLLIVLSGPSGVGKGTVREAVFKDPETSFDYSISMTTRLPREGEQDGVDYYFRSREVFEQAIEDGKMLEYAEYVGNYYGTPLEYVEEKLAAGVDIFLEIEVQGAMQVRKAMPEGIFIFLTPPDLSELKNRIIGRGTESMEVVEERMETAKKEIEMMASYDYAVVNDVVSNAVQKIKGIVETEHLKTERVIHRYKKMLEGLQ; via the coding sequence ATGACAGAAAGAGGACTGTTAATCGTACTTTCAGGTCCATCTGGAGTAGGTAAAGGAACTGTTCGGGAAGCTGTTTTTAAAGATCCAGAAACAAGTTTTGATTATTCTATTTCCATGACAACGCGTCTTCCTCGTGAAGGCGAACAAGACGGGGTCGATTATTATTTTCGTTCGCGAGAAGTTTTTGAACAAGCTATTGAAGACGGAAAAATGTTAGAATATGCAGAGTACGTCGGTAACTATTACGGCACTCCGCTTGAATATGTCGAGGAAAAACTTGCCGCAGGAGTGGACATTTTTCTCGAAATTGAAGTACAAGGAGCAATGCAAGTTCGAAAAGCGATGCCAGAAGGAATTTTCATTTTCTTAACGCCACCAGATTTATCCGAACTGAAAAATCGGATTATCGGTCGCGGCACAGAGTCGATGGAAGTTGTTGAGGAACGCATGGAAACAGCGAAAAAAGAAATCGAAATGATGGCGTCTTATGATTATGCTGTGGTGAATGATGTTGTATCAAACGCCGTACAAAAAATCAAAGGCATCGTCGAAACAGAACACTTAAAAACTGAGCGAGTAATTCATCGCTACAAAAAAATGTTGGAGGGATTACAATGA
- the pyrF gene encoding orotidine-5'-phosphate decarboxylase encodes MNKPIIALDFQTYQEVESFLAQFSGESLSVKVGMELFYSNGPAIVEKIKQQNHAIFLDLKLHDIPNTVKSAMIGLAKLGVDMVNVHAAGGKNMMEAAREGLEIGSASGNRPKIIAVTQLTSTSESDMKSEQLIKTSLLESVLHYSDLTKQAGLDGVVCSALEAEAIKQQNGTDFLRVTPGIRLTSEANDDQIRVVTPEKARLIGSSNIVVGRSITRANDPVAAYNQVLKEWNA; translated from the coding sequence ATGAATAAACCAATTATCGCGCTAGATTTCCAAACGTACCAAGAAGTAGAAAGTTTTTTAGCCCAATTTTCCGGAGAAAGTTTATCTGTCAAAGTTGGCATGGAACTTTTTTATAGCAATGGTCCAGCCATAGTTGAAAAAATAAAACAGCAAAATCATGCTATTTTCCTAGATTTAAAACTCCACGATATTCCGAATACAGTCAAAAGCGCGATGATTGGCTTGGCAAAACTTGGCGTTGATATGGTTAATGTACATGCGGCTGGCGGAAAGAATATGATGGAAGCAGCTCGAGAAGGCCTTGAAATAGGTTCCGCAAGTGGTAATCGTCCAAAAATTATCGCAGTGACGCAACTAACAAGTACAAGCGAATCGGACATGAAAAGTGAGCAATTAATAAAAACGAGCCTGCTTGAGTCCGTGTTACATTATAGCGATTTAACGAAACAAGCAGGGCTAGATGGCGTCGTTTGTTCCGCGCTCGAAGCAGAAGCAATCAAACAACAAAATGGCACTGATTTTTTACGTGTAACACCAGGTATTCGCCTAACAAGTGAAGCGAACGACGACCAAATCCGTGTCGTAACACCGGAAAAAGCGCGTTTGATTGGATCTTCAAATATTGTCGTTGGTCGCTCCATCACCCGCGCAAATGACCCAGTAGCAGCATATAATCAAGTTTTAAAGGAGTGGAATGCATGA
- a CDS encoding YicC/YloC family endoribonuclease — protein MVKSMTGFGRATKEFEAFKVTIELKAVNHRYSEFLFRMPKQLAYLEGKLKKTVSKQIKRGRIECFFSITGEQISKRELHIDWDLADSYYRFIKQASARYELQELPTMSDLLQDQAYLSIEEDAEASSELERLVLETLARATERLDEMRSIEGAELLLYFKQHLTALENSLEIIQAEIPNTEKHYQEKIETRLQNVVGEQFDPSIVLTEVAMLLEKADINEEVERTKSHLKQFYGIILLEEPIGRKLDFLIQEMNREINTIGSKASSLKITEQVVEMKTTLEKIREQVQNVE, from the coding sequence ATGGTGAAAAGCATGACGGGATTTGGGCGTGCTACGAAAGAATTTGAAGCGTTCAAAGTAACCATTGAATTAAAAGCAGTCAACCACCGCTACTCCGAATTCCTTTTTCGGATGCCAAAGCAGCTCGCTTATTTAGAAGGGAAATTAAAAAAGACCGTAAGTAAGCAAATCAAACGTGGAAGAATTGAATGTTTCTTTTCCATCACAGGAGAGCAAATTTCAAAACGTGAACTACATATTGATTGGGACCTCGCAGACAGCTATTACCGTTTTATCAAACAAGCAAGCGCTAGATATGAATTACAAGAATTACCGACTATGAGCGATTTACTACAAGACCAAGCGTATCTTTCTATTGAGGAAGACGCGGAAGCAAGCAGCGAATTAGAACGATTGGTTTTAGAAACACTTGCCCGCGCAACCGAGCGATTAGACGAGATGAGAAGTATCGAAGGCGCAGAATTACTGCTTTATTTCAAACAACATCTTACCGCACTCGAGAACAGCTTGGAAATCATTCAAGCCGAAATTCCAAACACAGAAAAACATTATCAAGAAAAAATTGAAACACGTTTACAGAACGTTGTAGGCGAACAATTTGATCCTAGTATCGTTCTTACGGAAGTCGCAATGCTACTTGAAAAGGCAGATATTAACGAAGAAGTCGAACGAACAAAGAGCCATTTAAAGCAATTTTATGGTATTATTTTACTCGAAGAACCAATTGGTCGGAAGCTGGATTTTCTTATTCAAGAGATGAACCGCGAAATCAACACGATTGGATCCAAAGCTAGTTCGCTAAAAATCACCGAACAAGTGGTGGAAATGAAAACGACGCTAGAAAAAATTCGAGAGCAAGTGCAAAATGTGGAATGA
- the pyrE gene encoding orotate phosphoribosyltransferase — MSIEKQVAEQLLEIKAVFLKPNDPFTWASGIKSPIYCDNRLTLGFPKVRQFIAKALAEKIKETFGEVDVVAGTATAGIPHAAWVSDLLDLPMVYVRSKAKEHGKGNQIEGPIAKGQKVVVIEDLISTGGSSLKAVEALEEAGAEVVGIAAIFTYGLDKGKKLLDEAGTKLVTLTNYDELIEVALSENYVTAEDMATLKEWKKSPENWGK; from the coding sequence ATGAGCATCGAAAAACAAGTAGCCGAACAATTACTAGAAATCAAAGCCGTATTTTTAAAACCAAACGATCCATTTACGTGGGCGTCAGGAATTAAGTCACCAATATATTGCGATAATCGCCTCACATTAGGCTTTCCAAAAGTCCGCCAATTTATCGCCAAAGCACTTGCGGAAAAAATCAAGGAAACTTTTGGCGAAGTTGATGTTGTTGCAGGAACCGCGACAGCTGGAATTCCACATGCTGCTTGGGTGAGCGACTTATTAGATTTACCAATGGTCTACGTTCGTTCAAAAGCAAAAGAACATGGCAAAGGGAACCAAATCGAAGGACCAATCGCTAAAGGCCAAAAAGTAGTCGTGATTGAAGACTTGATTTCGACAGGTGGCAGCTCACTTAAAGCAGTGGAAGCTTTAGAAGAAGCGGGAGCAGAAGTGGTTGGGATCGCGGCAATCTTTACATATGGCTTAGATAAAGGCAAAAAATTACTGGATGAAGCGGGTACAAAACTAGTAACACTGACGAACTACGACGAGTTAATTGAAGTAGCTTTAAGTGAAAATTACGTGACAGCCGAAGATATGGCCACGCTAAAAGAATGGAAGAAAAGCCCGGAAAACTGGGGAAAATAA
- the fmt gene encoding methionyl-tRNA formyltransferase: MTKIIFMGTPAFSVPVLEQLADAYDVIAVVTQPDRPVGRKRVLTPPPVKKAALELNIPVYQPEKLRTSSELEELIALEADLLVTAAYGQILPNSLLESPKHGAINVHASLLPEYRGGAPVHYALLDGKTETGVTIMYMVEKLDAGDMISQRKIPITEEDNTGTMFDKLSELGAELLMDTLPDFLAGKITAIPQDPEQVTFARNISREQEKIDWTKPGRTIFNQIRGLSPWPVAYTTLEEKPFKIWEATFEDTKTSGEPGTILTDKTTLKIVAGDGTLIVPTVIQPAGKPKMDIHSFMSGAGRNLSKTTRFGE, from the coding sequence ATGACAAAAATTATTTTTATGGGAACACCAGCATTTTCCGTCCCGGTTTTAGAACAATTAGCCGACGCGTATGATGTTATTGCAGTTGTTACCCAACCAGACCGACCAGTTGGGCGCAAACGAGTTCTAACACCGCCGCCAGTGAAAAAAGCAGCTTTAGAATTAAATATTCCAGTTTATCAACCAGAAAAATTACGCACATCAAGTGAACTAGAGGAACTTATTGCGCTTGAAGCGGACTTGCTTGTAACAGCAGCATATGGCCAAATTTTGCCGAATAGTTTACTAGAATCGCCTAAACACGGCGCCATCAATGTCCACGCGTCACTTTTACCAGAATATCGTGGTGGTGCTCCGGTTCATTATGCCCTGCTTGACGGAAAAACGGAAACAGGCGTGACTATCATGTATATGGTAGAAAAATTGGATGCCGGCGATATGATTAGCCAGCGCAAAATTCCAATTACAGAGGAAGACAATACCGGCACGATGTTCGATAAATTGAGCGAACTAGGCGCGGAATTATTAATGGATACACTCCCTGACTTTTTAGCCGGGAAAATCACCGCTATCCCACAAGACCCAGAACAAGTAACGTTCGCGCGCAATATTTCCAGAGAGCAAGAAAAAATCGACTGGACAAAACCGGGACGTACTATTTTCAACCAAATTCGCGGACTATCTCCTTGGCCAGTTGCCTATACAACACTCGAAGAAAAACCGTTTAAAATTTGGGAAGCAACCTTTGAAGATACTAAAACTAGCGGCGAACCAGGTACGATTTTAACTGATAAAACAACGCTTAAAATCGTCGCGGGTGATGGCACACTTATCGTACCAACAGTAATCCAACCAGCAGGAAAACCGAAGATGGATATTCATTCATTCATGTCCGGCGCTGGCAGAAATCTAAGCAAGACGACAAGGTTTGGTGAATAA
- the fbpA gene encoding Rqc2 family fibronectin-binding protein FbpA — MAFDAMFLKAMTEELAEHGESGRIMKIHQPFSHELVLYIRKNRENKRLLISSHPSYARIQWTDDIPENPATPPMFCMLLRKYLEGAIIESITQLPNERILQFSIRGKDDIGENRFCDLFVEIMGRHSNITLVDRTKNVIVDCIKHVSPAQNSYRTLLPGATYVLPPATDKLHPFEVTSEQILDRLDFPAGRIDKQLVQNFAGFSPLLAREIVFRAGNLTADSLVAAFFEVIGLVNDHLGSAAVPNEWRIQNKEDYYFFPLRHVDAEITEFANLSTLLDHFYIGKARRDRVHQFAHDLEKLLSNELARSRLKIEKLENTLLETEKADVYRIQGELLTANLHLMERGMEEITVENFYDDMKKMTIPLDTRKTPSANAQSYFSRYQKLRNAVEVVKEQIALTKEEIAYLESVESQLETSGPQDVEEIRQELAEQGYLRYKQKKGSRKKATLPTPEKYTSSTGLTILVGKNNKQNDYLTNKLARNNEYWFHVKDLPGSHVVIQSSNPDDASITEAAMIAAYYSKARLSATVPVDGTLVKHVKKPNGAKPGYVIYDNQTTYFVTPDEKLVLALKN, encoded by the coding sequence ATGGCGTTTGATGCAATGTTTTTAAAAGCAATGACCGAAGAACTTGCCGAACATGGTGAAAGTGGCCGCATTATGAAAATCCACCAACCGTTTTCGCATGAACTTGTTTTATATATCCGAAAAAACCGTGAAAATAAACGTCTACTTATCTCCTCGCATCCTAGTTATGCGCGCATTCAGTGGACAGATGATATTCCAGAAAACCCAGCAACACCGCCTATGTTCTGTATGTTGCTCCGGAAATATTTAGAAGGCGCGATTATTGAGTCGATTACGCAGCTTCCAAATGAACGGATTTTGCAATTTAGTATTCGTGGCAAAGATGATATTGGCGAAAATCGCTTTTGTGATTTATTCGTAGAAATTATGGGGCGTCATAGTAATATCACCCTTGTTGATCGCACGAAAAATGTCATCGTTGACTGTATTAAACACGTTTCCCCAGCGCAAAATAGCTACCGAACACTTTTGCCGGGAGCGACGTATGTTTTACCACCAGCAACGGATAAACTCCACCCATTCGAGGTTACTTCGGAGCAAATTCTGGATAGACTAGATTTCCCAGCAGGTCGAATTGATAAACAACTCGTCCAAAACTTTGCGGGATTCAGCCCTTTGCTTGCTCGAGAAATTGTGTTTCGCGCTGGAAACTTAACGGCAGATTCGCTTGTCGCCGCCTTTTTCGAAGTGATTGGACTTGTGAATGACCATCTAGGGAGTGCAGCTGTTCCAAACGAGTGGCGCATCCAAAATAAAGAAGATTACTATTTCTTCCCGCTCCGTCATGTCGATGCGGAGATTACGGAATTCGCCAACTTGAGTACTCTTCTAGACCATTTTTATATCGGCAAAGCGCGTCGTGATCGCGTTCACCAATTCGCGCATGATTTGGAAAAACTATTATCCAATGAACTGGCTCGTAGTAGACTGAAAATCGAAAAACTCGAAAATACTTTACTCGAAACAGAAAAAGCAGATGTTTATCGTATCCAAGGCGAACTTCTTACTGCCAACTTGCATTTAATGGAGCGAGGCATGGAAGAAATCACCGTCGAAAATTTTTACGATGATATGAAGAAAATGACGATTCCACTTGATACTCGAAAAACACCATCTGCCAATGCGCAAAGTTACTTTAGCCGTTACCAAAAACTGCGTAATGCCGTCGAAGTGGTGAAAGAGCAAATCGCACTGACTAAAGAAGAAATTGCTTATTTAGAATCGGTCGAATCTCAACTAGAAACATCTGGTCCGCAAGATGTGGAAGAAATCCGCCAAGAACTAGCTGAACAAGGCTACTTGCGTTATAAACAGAAAAAAGGTAGCCGTAAAAAAGCCACTTTACCAACTCCAGAAAAATATACTTCTTCGACTGGCTTAACGATTTTAGTCGGGAAAAACAATAAACAAAATGATTATTTAACGAATAAACTGGCTCGAAATAATGAATATTGGTTCCACGTGAAAGATTTGCCTGGCTCCCATGTAGTGATTCAGTCAAGCAACCCCGATGACGCGTCGATTACAGAAGCTGCGATGATTGCCGCATACTACTCCAAAGCGCGTCTATCTGCCACCGTTCCCGTTGATGGCACGCTCGTAAAACACGTTAAAAAACCAAATGGCGCCAAACCCGGTTATGTCATTTACGATAATCAAACGACTTATTTTGTTACACCAGATGAAAAGCTTGTGTTAGCCTTAAAAAATTAA